A window of Exiguobacterium sp. Helios genomic DNA:
GTCGAGAAAAATCGGTTGCCGGATTGCTTCCAGGACATCCGTGAAGGCCTCTTCGAGCAGATCGGGATGGATGTTTTGAATCAGGAAAAATTGGGTTCCATTGTAACGGATACAAGCTTCATCTTCTTGAAGTAACGCTTTGATCCGGTCCGAGAATTGCCGAATGACGATGTCTCCCTGATCGAAACCAAACGTATCATTGATCCATTTGTACCCGTCCAGATCGAGCAACGCCATCGTCATCCGCTTTTTCGTCCGGCTGTATTGTCCGTCGACTTTTGACATATGATGATCCAGCCAACGGCGATTGTGCAATCCGGTCAAATGATCCGTATACGCCATCATCTGTAAGGCCCGCCGTTCCAGGTGAATATAGAGTCCGACGATCAACAGAACGATTAAAAAGACCGGAACTGCCACGTCGCTTAAGATATTTGATGTGACGGGGCTGGCTGAGACGTCCACTCCCGAAGCACCGGGAACACAAAACGTCGTCCCGAGCATTCCGACATAGTGCATCGTTGAAATACCAAACCCCATTAAGATGGCAACGGGAATCAAAATTCGTTTTTTATCGACATGCCGTGTCATATACAGCAACAGGAGGGCGACATAAGCGACCGTGATGGCAATCACAATCGATAACGTGAATAACGCCGCATCATAGCGGACATCCCCATCGAACTGCATCGCAACCATACCAAGATAATGCATCATGGCGATTCCCATCCCCATTAACGTTCCGGCAATGATGACTTTTTTCCGTGTCAGCTCCGAATAATATAAGAGATAAAAGGCAATCCAGGCAGCCGTCACGGCGGGGACGATTGACAGGAACATCAGCACCCAGTCGTATTTGACCGGTACCGCCAACTCAAATGCCCCCATGCCAACGAAGTGCATACCCCAAATGGATAATCCCATCGTCAAGGAAGAGACGAACAATGCTCTTTTCTTTAAAGATACGGCTTTTGCCAACCGGCGATTTAATTCAAGTGAGGCATAGGATCCGACAATGGCCACGATGACCGATAGGATGACCAGTGTCTCTTCGTAATGTTTCGTTAAGGTGATCCATTCATTCATGATAAGTGCCTCTCTTTTTTGACTGACATTCCTATTAGTATCGTCTGCTTACCGGTATTTTTTCAGTCTTCTGAAGAAATTTCATTAGAATGCGTGTGCTTTTTTCTAAAAGAGGCGGATATACTCGAAAAACGAACAAAAAAAGGGATGCTGTTGATATCGCATCCCCTTACTGTTATCTCTCATTCACTGATTGTTATAACGCGACGGAAGCCACGACTTCGCCGGTCGGTTTTTCTAAATCCGGTTCAGGTTCGACTGTGATGGCGACCGCATCAATTGTTCCGTCTCCTTTGATCGGGAAGACAGCTGCCGCTTCCCCGTCCTGTTCGATGACCCCGTTCGCACGAGGCGTATCACCTTGAATCGTCCAAAGTTGATACAACTCACCCTTCTTCAGCGGCGGTAAATCTTTCAGTTGGACAAGCATGAATTCCTGATCATCTTTTGTAAAAATCATGCTTGACCCCTTAATTGAGGCCGTACTTTCAAAGTTGCCCATTCCTTTGACTTCGTCCATCGCAAACTCTTCCGCCGGAGAAGACTCGTCTTGCGACAAGAAGTAGGCGTTGGCACCAAGTGACAGGATCAAGGCGGCTGCGATACTCATCAACCATCCGAGCGGCACAGACCGTTTTTTCTCTTTCTTCGATCGTACTGCGTCGAGGTCAGACAAGTGCGTCTCCTCTACAGCCGGTTTTTCAACTGCTGCTTGCACCGGTTTTTGTCCTTGTTTCGTCGATCCAAGGACTTCACCGAGAATTCTTGACTTCATGCCGGTTGGTATCGGTCGTTCCGGAAGTGATTCCGCGATGGGCAGCATCAAGTCTTGCATCTCTTGGAGCGCCTGTTTGCAGTCATCACAAGTCGCCAAGTGTGCCTCGAACGCGTCGCGATCGGCAGCTGATAATGTTCCGTTGAAGTAATCGATTAAATCATGACAACGTTCTTCCATCAACGTTCCCTCCCGTCTAGTAATTTCCGGAGTGCCTGGATAGCACTCCTTATTCTGGTTTTCACCGTTCCAAGCGGTAAATTTAGCTGCTCTGAAATTTGTTGTTGTGTCAGTCCTTTAAAATAAACGAGTTCAATTAACTCTTGTTGATCAGGTTTCAGTTCATTGACGGCATCGCGGACTTCCGTCGCCGTTTCCCGCTGCATGACCGTCCGTTCGACCGGTTCATCATATCCGCCGTCCCGCTCCTCGACTTCAATCGTCGGTTGGCGTTTCTCGCGTCTCAGACAGTCGAGCGCTGCATTGCGGGTAATCGTTAATATCCAAGAGGAGAACTTTCCTTTATCGGTATTAAAATCGACCCGTCCGTTCCAAATCTTCATCCAGACTTCCTGGATGACTTCTTCTGATAAACGATCATTGTTCGTAAAGCGATGAGCGAATGAGAACAATAGCCTTTCATACTTGTCATACAGTACTTCGAGAGCTTGTTCATCTCCACTGCGCATCTGATGATAAAGCGATTCATCGGATTGAGTATGCATCCTTCTCCTCCTTGGTGATCAGTCAGCCTTATCATATAGTATACGCAAGCTGACGCAAAATCGTTTTAGTTTTTTCACTTTATTTCATTTTTTTGTCCACCACATCCATATTCCCTATTCCACTGAAAAATATAGCTTAAAAAGCGGTTAGATTGACAGCAATACCACGATGGGCATAGCATAAAGATATCGAACAGGCGGATTGCATCTTAGAATGGAGGAAAATGAATGGATTACGATCGTAAAATGAAGAACCGGGTCAGCCGGATCGAAGGACAACTTCGCGGTATCTTGCGGATGATGGAAGAAGGACAGGATTGCCGTGATGTTATCACCCAACTGTCGGCTGCCCGCTCCGCCATCGACCGGACGATTGGTGTCGTCGTCAGCTCCAATCTGATCGAGTGTGTCAAAGAAGCCGAACAATCCGGCGAAGGACAGACCGAAGAATTGGTCAAAGAAGCCGTTAACTTACTGGTGAAAAGCCGCTAATCGATTCCTTGGAATCGTTGATAGTCTTGCTCTGCTTGGATGCGGTGCAAGACTTATTTTTGTTTCTCACCGTATGTTTTGGAATCGAGATAAAAAGGAACAATAAAAAGCATGACTAAAAGTGAATTGAACATGAGGAGGAACCGAACATGGCTACGTATCAACTCGATCAGGACCACAGCTCCATTACATTCTCAGTCAAACACATGATGATTTCAAAAGTTAAAGGAGAATTCCGTGACTTTACCTTTGAGGTCAGCGGTGAAGCACATGATTTGGAGAACGCCTCTGCTGTCGTAACGATTCCGGTCGCTTCGATTGACACACGCAGTACGGATCGCGATACCCATTTGAAATCAGCTGATTTCTTTGATGTCGAACAGTATCCGAACATTACTTACCGTGTGACTTCGTTTAAAAAACACTCCGGTGACGAATATGAAGTAACCGGTGACTTGACGATTAAGGATGTCACGCGGACAGAAACGTTTAAGGTCGAGTATGAAGGTAGCGGTGTTGACCCTTGGGGTAATACGCGCTCCGGTTTTGAAGTTGATGGGAAAATCAAACGGGAAGACTACAATCTCACCTGGAACGTCGCGCTCGAAGCCGGAGGTGTTCTGGTCGGCAGTGATGTGAAGTTCCAATTGCACCTCGAGTTCATTCACGGATAATTAATAGAGATCATAGGAAATGTAGGGGGAAATCAGATGACAGTTTCACTTTTTATTGATGTTGCATGTAAGACCGGGGAATCACCGGTGTACGACGCTAAAACCAAACGATTTTATTTCGTCGATATTCCGGGCAAGCTTCTTTTTTCATATGATTTAACAACAGAGGCTTTAAAACCTTATCAGTTACCAAGCCCCATCACATCGATTGCTTTGACGGATGCGCCGGACTTTCTGCGCGTCACGTCAGCACACGGTTTTGGAACGTTTGATTTAAAAGAAGGACATCTCTCACTGGAAAACCAGTTGACGCTCCCTGACTCCGACCGGATGAACGACGGGAAGCTTGATCCGTCGGGTCAGTATGTGGCCGGAAGCATCAATGAAGAGGACGGCGAGACCGCTTCCCTCTATCGTCTGCGTCATGACGGTTCCGTCGACGTTCTCCTTGAGAACTTGACGAACTCGAACGGACTTGTCTGGTCCGAGGACGGTAAGACACTTTATCACATCGATACGCCAACGAAAAAAGTCTATGCCTTCGACTATGCTGCGGATCAACCTTTGACGAACCGTCGGGTGGCCATCGACTTAGAGGACGAAGACGGTTTCCCGGATGGTATGACCAAAGACACGGAAGGTCATGTCTTCATCGCCCATTATGCCGGATCATGCTTAACACGCTGGAATCTTGAAACCGGTGAAAAACTCGCCCAGATTGATTTCCCGGTTTCGAACCCGACTTGTCCGATTCTGTACGAAGACCGTCTACTGGTCACGACAGCAGCAGACGGGGACGATTCCGAACATGCCGGAGCCGTTTTCGAAGTGACGTATTAACACATTTGCTCCCTCACGAGAGGGAGTTTTTTTGTAGACGTCTGTACTAAAACAGGCGATACTAAAACAGAAGTGTATATTATGACGAGGGAGTGTAATCGGATGCATATTTCGACGATCGAACGACTTCATCAACTGCAAACAACGCCGTCCTTCTTCCCGGTCAACTGTTACTTATTTGAAGAAGCGGACAGCCTCACCCTGATTGATACGGGGATTTCACTGAATGCCAAAGCGATTTATTCCGTCATCAAGTCGTTTGACAAACCGTTACAGTCCATCATCCTGACTCATGCGCATGCCGATCACGTCGGATCCCTTGATTTTTTAGCAAGTGCTTTCCCGCTTGCCGAAGTCTCGATCAGTTACCGGGATGCGGCTCTCCTCAGCGGGGATGAGTCGTTGCGCGAAGGCGAGACGACACCGCTGAAAGGCGGCATTCCAAAAAACATCAAAACCCGTCCGGACCGGTTGCTCGAAAGCGGTCAACAGATCGGCAGTTTAAGTGTCATTGCTTCTCCGGGACACACACCGGGTTCCATCTCCCTGTGGCATGAAGGCAGTCGGACGTTGATTGCCGGTGACGCTTTCCAAACTCAGGGTGGTCTGGCGGTTTCGGGGGACACGCGTTGGCAGTTCCCCTTCCCGTCACTTGCGACCTGGGATAAGGAAGTCGCCCTCCAATCGGCACATCAGTTGACGGAATTGACACCGGACGTCCTGGCAGTCGGTCACGGACCGCTCGTCGTCGCACCAAGCTTCGATATGCGCCAGGCAGTCGACCGGTTCGAACAGCTCTTATCCTCGAAAAAGCGCAACGGCTATACGTAAAAAAATCAGCTGGTTCAAAAAAATCCGGACATTTCCTGCTCCTCATTTAGAAATGAAGAGTAGAAGATGTCCGGATTTTTTCTGTTGACCGTCGCCGCCAGTTAAGGCATCTCATATTGGTACAATCGGGCTTCGTACGGTGCCAATCGATTGATGTCCGCGGTCTCATAATTCGTCAGAATCAACTGTTCTTCCGGTAAACCAAACGTCGTCGTCACCGGTTCATCATGGACGTTCAAGACGATCCGCCAAACCACTCCGCCCAGGACCCGTTCATAGACATACAGGTACGGATCCTGAATCGCCAAATCACGATAACCTCCGTAAACCATGACCGGATGAGTCTTCCGTAAATCAATCAGTTGCCGGTAAAACACCAGCACGGAATGCGGATCCTGTTCCGCTGTTTCGACGTTGATGTCACGGTAGTTCGGATTGACCGTCATCCATGGCGTCGCTGCGGTGAATCCGGCTGCTTTGCCGGTATTCCACTGCATCGGTGTCCGTGAATTATCTCGCGCCCGCAACTGCATCGAGGACAGGACGGTTCCGGGTGATTCGCCGGCGGCAATCCGTTCGGCGTATTGATTCCGAAATGCGACGTCCTGATAAGACTCGGGATCAGAAAAACGAATGCCGGTCATGCCGATTTCTTCACCCTGATAAATGTACGGGATGCCCGGTAACGTGTGGAGCATCAAGCCCAGTAGCTTGGCACTTTCGACACGATACCGTTCGCTTCCGAACCGGGTCACCTGACGGGTGTGGTCATGGTTATTCAAAAACTGTGACGCGACTCCGCTCGGATAAAGCGCTTCGTACCAGCGCTTCTGGATTTGTTTGAAGCGCGGTAAATCCATCGTCTCCATGTCATCCGCGACTTCGAAGTGAAACAGCGTCCGCAACTCATTCCGTTCCTCACCGACATACAGTAACCCGTCTTCCGGGCCGACGAACGGAATCTCACCGACGGTAAAGAGATCGGTTCCCGCCAGTACTTCCTGGTGCATCTCCTGCAAGAATTCATGAATGCCCGGCTGGTTCCCTAAGTAGGATAAATTCAGAGGATCTGCGACATCATCATACGTCGCCCGTTTCTTGATCAGGTTGATGACATCCATCCTGAAGCCGTCGATTCCTTTAT
This region includes:
- a CDS encoding bifunctional diguanylate cyclase/phosphodiesterase; translated protein: MNEWITLTKHYEETLVILSVIVAIVGSYASLELNRRLAKAVSLKKRALFVSSLTMGLSIWGMHFVGMGAFELAVPVKYDWVLMFLSIVPAVTAAWIAFYLLYYSELTRKKVIIAGTLMGMGIAMMHYLGMVAMQFDGDVRYDAALFTLSIVIAITVAYVALLLLYMTRHVDKKRILIPVAILMGFGISTMHYVGMLGTTFCVPGASGVDVSASPVTSNILSDVAVPVFLIVLLIVGLYIHLERRALQMMAYTDHLTGLHNRRWLDHHMSKVDGQYSRTKKRMTMALLDLDGYKWINDTFGFDQGDIVIRQFSDRIKALLQEDEACIRYNGTQFFLIQNIHPDLLEEAFTDVLEAIRQPIFLDGQEIHLTATIGIIVPNITDTLEMRIGQMESALRAGKNEGRDRFVIYDELLHSDRREQQIVGSLRRAMTDFKEFNLVYQPKIALATGKVEQAEVLIRWNHPKFGFISPAEFIPLAEKYSLIHRLTQWVLQETVKQMEVWREEDHFIRQVSVNLSAMHFRSESHNLMIKEIVHHSLKNGGELQLQLEITETSVMENLERALLMLGELKQLSLTIALDDFGTGLSSLTHLKHLPIDILKIDKSFIDEVPHDERGTAITEMIIQLAKSLGIEVVAEGVETLEQHEFLKRLGCDYGQGYYYSRPVKVKDLDQQTIERTVLDVG
- a CDS encoding anti-sigma factor domain-containing protein yields the protein MEERCHDLIDYFNGTLSAADRDAFEAHLATCDDCKQALQEMQDLMLPIAESLPERPIPTGMKSRILGEVLGSTKQGQKPVQAAVEKPAVEETHLSDLDAVRSKKEKKRSVPLGWLMSIAAALILSLGANAYFLSQDESSPAEEFAMDEVKGMGNFESTASIKGSSMIFTKDDQEFMLVQLKDLPPLKKGELYQLWTIQGDTPRANGVIEQDGEAAAVFPIKGDGTIDAVAITVEPEPDLEKPTGEVVASVAL
- a CDS encoding RNA polymerase sigma factor, encoding MHTQSDESLYHQMRSGDEQALEVLYDKYERLLFSFAHRFTNNDRLSEEVIQEVWMKIWNGRVDFNTDKGKFSSWILTITRNAALDCLRREKRQPTIEVEERDGGYDEPVERTVMQRETATEVRDAVNELKPDQQELIELVYFKGLTQQQISEQLNLPLGTVKTRIRSAIQALRKLLDGRER
- a CDS encoding metal-sensitive transcriptional regulator, producing the protein MDYDRKMKNRVSRIEGQLRGILRMMEEGQDCRDVITQLSAARSAIDRTIGVVVSSNLIECVKEAEQSGEGQTEELVKEAVNLLVKSR
- a CDS encoding YceI family protein, whose translation is MATYQLDQDHSSITFSVKHMMISKVKGEFRDFTFEVSGEAHDLENASAVVTIPVASIDTRSTDRDTHLKSADFFDVEQYPNITYRVTSFKKHSGDEYEVTGDLTIKDVTRTETFKVEYEGSGVDPWGNTRSGFEVDGKIKREDYNLTWNVALEAGGVLVGSDVKFQLHLEFIHG
- a CDS encoding SMP-30/gluconolactonase/LRE family protein gives rise to the protein MTVSLFIDVACKTGESPVYDAKTKRFYFVDIPGKLLFSYDLTTEALKPYQLPSPITSIALTDAPDFLRVTSAHGFGTFDLKEGHLSLENQLTLPDSDRMNDGKLDPSGQYVAGSINEEDGETASLYRLRHDGSVDVLLENLTNSNGLVWSEDGKTLYHIDTPTKKVYAFDYAADQPLTNRRVAIDLEDEDGFPDGMTKDTEGHVFIAHYAGSCLTRWNLETGEKLAQIDFPVSNPTCPILYEDRLLVTTAADGDDSEHAGAVFEVTY
- a CDS encoding MBL fold metallo-hydrolase, giving the protein MHISTIERLHQLQTTPSFFPVNCYLFEEADSLTLIDTGISLNAKAIYSVIKSFDKPLQSIILTHAHADHVGSLDFLASAFPLAEVSISYRDAALLSGDESLREGETTPLKGGIPKNIKTRPDRLLESGQQIGSLSVIASPGHTPGSISLWHEGSRTLIAGDAFQTQGGLAVSGDTRWQFPFPSLATWDKEVALQSAHQLTELTPDVLAVGHGPLVVAPSFDMRQAVDRFEQLLSSKKRNGYT
- a CDS encoding alpha-glucosidase, translated to MNRAWWKEAVVYQVYWRSFKDSNGDGMGDLRGVIEKLDYIASLGVDVIWLNPCYTSPDVDNGYDISDYYSIMPKAGTMSDLEELIASAHERGLKLILDLVVNHTSDQHTWFKESRSSRTNEKADWYIWRDGVKGTPPNNWRSYFAPSPWTWDETRQQYYFHSFASEQPDLNWEHPAVRQAVYTMMRWWADKGIDGFRMDVINLIKKRATYDDVADPLNLSYLGNQPGIHEFLQEMHQEVLAGTDLFTVGEIPFVGPEDGLLYVGEERNELRTLFHFEVADDMETMDLPRFKQIQKRWYEALYPSGVASQFLNNHDHTRQVTRFGSERYRVESAKLLGLMLHTLPGIPYIYQGEEIGMTGIRFSDPESYQDVAFRNQYAERIAAGESPGTVLSSMQLRARDNSRTPMQWNTGKAAGFTAATPWMTVNPNYRDINVETAEQDPHSVLVFYRQLIDLRKTHPVMVYGGYRDLAIQDPYLYVYERVLGGVVWRIVLNVHDEPVTTTFGLPEEQLILTNYETADINRLAPYEARLYQYEMP